The segment GCAAAACAGCGCGAGGATCGTTTTCAAAGCAACCGCATTATTAGTGTTAGTCCAACTCCCACGCCTTACCTATGTCGCTCCTCCTAAGGAGAATCGAAAACCAGAGCTGCctcagcagcagaggaacccCACCCGGGACCTTTACATAAAGCGCTTCGTGGATTGGAAGGCTGCCAGGAAGGAACAAACAAAGAACGAGCAAATTGCTCGTCGTGGTCAAAAGATGTTCACATATAAAACCGAAACACTTAAACCTGCGACAAACCCCCAGAAAGAGCAGGAGAACGCTCCGGCATTTGTGCCGCCAAAAAGGCACTCCTTATATGTTTTGGCAAAAAAAACTCAGTGTACGCAGACGGCAGCGGAGAGGAAACAGCCTTTGGCAACCCAATTGCGTACCCAGGGTCATCCATCCAGATTGCGCGCTCAGCCTGCGGCAACCATGGCAAAGCTGCAACATGCATCGTCGCGTCCTCAACCGGTCACTGTGCAGACCCAAACATCAAACATGAAACATCAAACATTAGCAAGGAATGTCCAGCCAGCCACAGTGAAGCCTGCACCTTCACGTGCATTGCCCTTGAAGCCTACAGCAGGCCCAAAGCCCAAGGCAGCAGATTTGGTCGTTGGACCTTCTGCAAATGGGGTTGTTCATTTGCCAAATGTGAGGACGCAACCATTCGAAAAGCCGGCCGTGAGTAAGCCCACCTTAAAAATACCAGCAGTGAAACCAAAGCCCATTCAAGGAGGCGGCGGAGGGGGAGCTGCGGGAAAATTTAAGTCGACCGCAGTAGCAAAAGGGCCGGCAATAAAAAACAAGCTTGCCAGCCAATTGTCGACCAGAATGAAGGCCAAGAGCAACGTCAGCAAGTACGTAGGTCTTCAAAAGAATGTTCGAAATCGGCCGGATCTGATGAGAGAGTTGGTTGAGGCTGGGACCACTGAACTCCCACTGCCTCCCAATACGCCGCTGGAAGAGAAGATAAGTTTCCCTGCTCTGGCCACATTCACGCAGTGCAAGACGAACAATTGAAGTCAAGAAATGATAGAAGCCTTGGGTGAGATTTCAAATCTGAGTCCAGTGGGTCCAATGAGCAGCCACCGAGATTCGAAAGCGAAGCGGAAATTTGACTTTTCTAGGTACTCTTTTATAAAAACGGCAGCTGAAGAGAGTTTGATCTTGGATCCATATCTGGCTAAGGGTAAGTACAACAGGAATAAAATGGAGTAAAATGTAATATTATTGGTTTCCAGATCCAGATGATAAAGAACAAGAAAATTCTACTCTGAAGGCAGCTGCGGAGCAAACCCCTCCTCGCAGGATTTCCGATGAGAAGCCCAACTACTTAAGTCCATATGTGAGCGTCTCGCGCGGTAAAGTCAACTCTCGCTGTGAGCGTGAGAAGCGAAACAGCATGTATTTGCCCGGTGAGGAGTATCCTGTTGCCAATCGGCGGGCCCTCGAGTCGGTGCTCTACTTTCGCATACAGCTGGAGAATGAGATTCGACGACTGCGAGATATCTGCAGCGAGTGGGAAGCCTATAGCAAGGAGAATGAGGCGCATCTGGTTGAGACGGGCGGCATAGATATGATCAATGTGGCCATTGGACAGACAAATTTGCTCTGTACCAAGAAATTGATGCAGTTCAGCGGTCTGATTGACCGTTGCGAGGCGGGAGCTACGGGCAAGAACCATCGACCGTACGATGGCAGCGAGGAGACGAAACCCGTCCAGGCAGAGGATCTGGAAGGGTGGTGGGACATGCTGCGACTCCAGAGTGAGAATGTTGACAAGCGCTTTGATAACTTGAAGCGATGGAAACAGAACAATTGGCAGGACCCGATGCAGTTGAGGAATCGAAAATACCAGCCAAGCCTGTGGCCAAACCAAAGTCTAAGCTGGGCAACAATTTAAACGCTAAGCCCAAGGTCAAGGCCAGCAGTAACTTGATGCAATTACTCCGCAAGGCCCATGCTGAAATGAAAAAGGCTAAGGCGGATGTGGTATCAGCGGACGATGCCCCGCAAACTCCATCTCGCAGCAGCACTCAGCGTGTGATCGTAGTACGCGACCGTCGGTCCTTCTCTCCTGCTCGCACCGTCCTGCGCATGTCTGTAGGCGAGAGCCGTTCTTCCAATGGTGGCAACACTCTGCTCAAGTCTGCTATATTGGCCGCGGCCGAACAAAACGCTCTTAATCATACCCCTCCTCCCAATAAGGGACGCCAGTCGATTCTGAAAAAACCAGGGACCAGCAAGCGTGAAAGTCGTGGAGTTATTTTCTGTACAAAGAAAAATGTACGGCACTTCAAATTCACCTACGAAGAAGGCACTATTAGCGATGACCAGGGCCCAGCAGAAAATGAGCCGCAATCCGCGTCTTAGGCCATCCACCGAGTTTATGTAGTTTATCtatcatttattatttaaagttACGTTTGTGTTTATATGTATAGTATTATTTAATTCTGAAAATTATGTTTCAATTTCAAAGccttgttttatattttttttttaattaagtacatcaatcaatcaaataaaagaaaaaaacgagggggaacgttgtgagttgctgcggacaccgcaactctacagttatacccgatactaagtcagtatggatctcctccggcagacgccgctaatattaaacgacacgacaaagagtgcgtgcgagagagacagaaaatcagtctgagcgtgacgtcgggcgctgcgtagccagtgcaaattgatttgttcctattggctataaaaatgatctgatctgatccagattcagcaatctgatagacatggtcattatctatgattctgcgtttttagttttctcgaatgtgcaatattgtggatgcaacagattttcgtcctttgtgtgggcggaaaggggtggggtgaaattttgagatacacgttttatagtaagatctaacaggagtgcggataccaaatttggttactctagcctaaatagtctctgagatttttgaatatccccagattttcgtcctttgcgggggcggaaggggatgtggcgaaattttgaaacaaactcgtctcggtccgatatattaggagtgtggataccaaatttggttgctctagcttttgtagtctctgagatctaggcgcgaatgttttactctaagcaaagccgcctatgctacgtgtgtgttagagagagacagggcgggaaaaaaatgaaattgttttcttgatgctggctataataataatacgatccaattcagattccgcagtcttaaagatatggtcattctctacaattctacgtttttggttttcacatatctttaaaattgtggatgacacagattttcgtcctttgtgggggcggaagtgaacggggcgaagttttgaaatatttttgtagcagtgacatatcacagaagtctgggtccaaaacatcgttgctctagctcttatagtctttgagcactaggcgctgaaggggacggacagacggacggacggacagacagacagacttTTCAAAATTGTTGGCCCGTTCTTTTCCATATAAGC is part of the Drosophila miranda strain MSH22 chromosome Y unlocalized genomic scaffold, D.miranda_PacBio2.1 Contig_Y1_pilon, whole genome shotgun sequence genome and harbors:
- the LOC117191146 gene encoding guanylate kinase-associated protein mars-like; amino-acid sequence: MIEALGEISNLSPVGPMSSHRDSKAKRKFDFSRYSFIKTAAEESLILDPYLAKDPDDKEQENSTLKAAAEQTPPRRISDEKPNYLSPYVSVSRGKVNSRCEREKRNSMYLPGEEYPVANRRALESVLYFRIQLENEIRRLRDICSEWEAYSKENEAHLVETGGIDMINVAIGQTNLLCTKKLMQFSGLIDRCEAGATGKNHRPYDGSEETKPVQAEDLEGWWDMLRLQSENVDKRFDNLKRWKQNNWQDPMQLRNRKYQPSLWPNQSLSWATI